A genomic stretch from Canis lupus baileyi chromosome 3, mCanLup2.hap1, whole genome shotgun sequence includes:
- the DVL1 gene encoding segment polarity protein dishevelled homolog DVL-1 isoform X2, whose amino-acid sequence MAETKIIYHMDEEETPYLVKLPVAPERVTLADFKNVLSNRPVHAYKFFFKSMDQDFGVVKEEISDDNAKLPCFNGRVVSWLVLAEGAHSDAGSQSTDGHTDLPPPLERTGGIGDSRPPSFHPNVASSRDGMDNETGTESMVSHRRERARRRNREEAARTNGHPRGDRRRDLGLPPDSASTVLSSELESSSFIDSDEDDNTSRLSSSTEQSTSSRLIRKHKRRRRKQRLRQADRASSFSSITDSTMSLNIITVTLNMERHHFLGISIVGQSNERGDGGIYIGSIMKGGAVAADGRIEPGDMLLQVNDINFENMSNDDAVRVLREIVSQTGPISLTVAKCWDPTPRSYFTIPRADPVRPIDPAAWLSHTAALTGALPRYELEEAPLTVKSDMGAVVRVMQLPDSGLEIRDRMWLKITIANAVIGADVVDWLYTHVEGFKERREARKYASSMLKRGFLRHTVNKITFSEQCYYVFGDLCSNLAALNLNSGSSGASDQDTLAPLPHPAAPWPLGQGYPYQYPGPPPCFPPAYQDPGFSYGSGSAGSQQSEGSKSSGSARSAGGSSRRALGREKERRAAGAGGSGSESDHTAPSGVGGSSWRERPASQLSRGSSPHSQASAAAPGLPPLYPLTKAYSVVGGPPGGPPVRELAAVPPELTGSRQSFQKAMGNPCEFFVDIM is encoded by the exons ATGGCGGAGACCAAGATCATCTATCACATGGATGAGGAGGAGACGCCGTACCTGGTCAAGCTGCCCGTGGCGCCGGAGCGCGTCACGCTGGCCGACTTCAAGAATGTGCTCAGCAACCGGCCGGTGCACGCTTACAAATTCTTCTTCAAGTCCATGGACCAGGACTTCGG GGTGGTGAAGGAGGAGATCTCTGATGACAATGCCAAGCTGCCCTGCTTCAATGGCCGTGTGGTCTCCTGG CTGGTTCTGGCCGAGGGCGCACACTCAGATGCAGGATCTCAGAGCACTGATGGTCACACAGATCTGCCCCCACCTCTTGAGAGAACGGGCGGCATCGGGGACTCCCGGCCCCCCTCTTTCCA CCCCAATGTTGCCAGCAGCCGTGATGGGATGGACAATGAGACCGGCACGGAGTCAATGGTCAGCCACCGGCGGGAGCGAGCCCGACGTCGGAACCGCGAAGAGG CTGCCCGGACCAACGGGCACCCAAGGGGGGACCGACGGCGAGACCTGGGGCTACCCCCTGACAGTGCGTCCACCGTGCTAAGCAGTGAACTTGAGTCCAGTAGCTTCATTGACTCAGACGAGGATGACAACACAAGccg ACTGAGCAGCTCCACGGAGCAGAGCACTTCCTCCCGGCTCATCCGGAAGCACAAACGCCGGCGGCGGAAGCAGCGCCTGCGGCAAGCGGACCGT GCCTCTTCCTTCAGCAGCATCACGGACTCCACCATGTCCCTGAACATAATCACCGTCACTCTTAACAtgg AGAGGCACCATTTCCTGGGCATCAGCATTGTGGGTCAGAGCAACGAGCGGGGTGATGGTGGCATCTACATCGGCTCCATCATGAAGGGCGGTGCTGTGGCAGCCGATGGGCGCATCGAGCCAGGCGACATGTTGCTGCAG GTGAATGACATCAACTTCGAGAACATGAGCAATGACGACGCGGTGCGGGTGCTGCGGGAGATTGTGTCACAGACGGG GCCCATCAGCCTCACAGTGGCCAAATGCTGGGACCCGACCCCCCGGAGCTACTTCACCATCCCGAGGG CTGACCCGGTGCGGCCCATCGACCCTGCTGCCTGGCTGTCCCACACGGCGGCACTGACGGGAGCCCTGCCCCGCTACG AACTGGAGGAGGCGCCTCTGACGGTGAAGAGCGACATGGGTGCTGTAGTGCGCGTCATGCAACTGCCGGACTCGGGCCTGGAGATCCGTGATCGCATGTGGCTCAAGATCACCATTGCCAATGCCGTCATTG GGGCGGACGTGGTGGACTGGCTGTATACACATGTGGAAGGCTTCAAGGAAAGGCGTGAGGCCCGCAAGTATGCCAGCAGCATGCTGAAGCGCGGCTTCCTGCGGCACACAGTGAACAAGATCACCTTCTCGGAGCAGTGCTACTACGTCTTTGGGGACCTGTGCAGCA ATCTCGCAGCCCTGAACCTGAACAGCGGCTCCAGTGGGGCTTCGGATCAGGACACTCTGGCCCCACTGCCCCATCCGGCCGCTCCCTGGCCCCTGGGTCAGGGCTACCCCTACCAGTACCCGGGCCCCCCGCCCTGCTTCCCACCCGCCTACCAGGACCCTGGCTTCAGCTACGGCAGCGGCAGTGCTGGGAGTCAGCAGAGTGAAG GAAGCAAAAGCAGCGGGTCTGCCCGGAGTGCTGGCGGGAGCAGCCGGCGGGCACTGGGCCGTGAGAAGGAGCGCCGGGCGGCTGGAGCCGGGGGCAGTGGCAGCGAGTCGGACCACACGGCACCAAGTGGGGTCGGTGGCAGCAGCTGGCGGGAGCGTCCGGCTAGTCAGCTCAGCCGGGGCAGCAGCCCTCACAGCCAGGCCTCGGCTGCTGCCCCGGGGCTCCCTCCACTGTATCCCTTAACAAAGGCATACTCGGTGGTGGGGGGGCCACCTGGGGGGCCACCTGTCCGGGAGCTGGCGGCTGTTCCCCCAGAGCTGACAGGCAGCCGCCAGTCCTTCCAGAAGGCTATGGGAAACCCCTGTGAATTCTTTGTTGACATCATGTGA
- the DVL1 gene encoding segment polarity protein dishevelled homolog DVL-1 isoform X3 encodes MAETKIIYHMDEEETPYLVKLPVAPERVTLADFKNVLSNRPVHAYKFFFKSMDQDFGVVKEEISDDNAKLPCFNGRVVSWLVLAEGAHSDAGSQSTDGHTDLPPPLERTGGIGDSRPPSFHPNVASSRDGMDNETGTESMVSHRRERARRRNREEAARTNGHPRGDRRRDLGLPPDSASTVLSSELESSSFIDSDEDDNTSRLSSSTEQSTSSRLIRKHKRRRRKQRLRQADRASSFSSITDSTMSLNIITVTLNMERHHFLGISIVGQSNERGDGGIYIGSIMKGGAVAADGRIEPGDMLLQVNDINFENMSNDDAVRVLREIVSQTGPISLTVAKCWDPTPRSYFTIPRADPVRPIDPAAWLSHTAALTGALPRYGTSPCSSAVTRTSSSSLTSSVPGAPQLEEAPLTVKSDMGAVVRVMQLPDSGLEIRDRMWLKITIANAVIGADVVDWLYTHVEGFKERREARKYASSMLKRGFLRHTVNKITFSEQCYYVFGDLCSNLAALNLNSGSSGASDQDTLAPLPHPAAPWPLGQGYPYQYPGPPPCFPPAYQDPGFSYGSGSAGSQQSEALD; translated from the exons ATGGCGGAGACCAAGATCATCTATCACATGGATGAGGAGGAGACGCCGTACCTGGTCAAGCTGCCCGTGGCGCCGGAGCGCGTCACGCTGGCCGACTTCAAGAATGTGCTCAGCAACCGGCCGGTGCACGCTTACAAATTCTTCTTCAAGTCCATGGACCAGGACTTCGG GGTGGTGAAGGAGGAGATCTCTGATGACAATGCCAAGCTGCCCTGCTTCAATGGCCGTGTGGTCTCCTGG CTGGTTCTGGCCGAGGGCGCACACTCAGATGCAGGATCTCAGAGCACTGATGGTCACACAGATCTGCCCCCACCTCTTGAGAGAACGGGCGGCATCGGGGACTCCCGGCCCCCCTCTTTCCA CCCCAATGTTGCCAGCAGCCGTGATGGGATGGACAATGAGACCGGCACGGAGTCAATGGTCAGCCACCGGCGGGAGCGAGCCCGACGTCGGAACCGCGAAGAGG CTGCCCGGACCAACGGGCACCCAAGGGGGGACCGACGGCGAGACCTGGGGCTACCCCCTGACAGTGCGTCCACCGTGCTAAGCAGTGAACTTGAGTCCAGTAGCTTCATTGACTCAGACGAGGATGACAACACAAGccg ACTGAGCAGCTCCACGGAGCAGAGCACTTCCTCCCGGCTCATCCGGAAGCACAAACGCCGGCGGCGGAAGCAGCGCCTGCGGCAAGCGGACCGT GCCTCTTCCTTCAGCAGCATCACGGACTCCACCATGTCCCTGAACATAATCACCGTCACTCTTAACAtgg AGAGGCACCATTTCCTGGGCATCAGCATTGTGGGTCAGAGCAACGAGCGGGGTGATGGTGGCATCTACATCGGCTCCATCATGAAGGGCGGTGCTGTGGCAGCCGATGGGCGCATCGAGCCAGGCGACATGTTGCTGCAG GTGAATGACATCAACTTCGAGAACATGAGCAATGACGACGCGGTGCGGGTGCTGCGGGAGATTGTGTCACAGACGGG GCCCATCAGCCTCACAGTGGCCAAATGCTGGGACCCGACCCCCCGGAGCTACTTCACCATCCCGAGGG CTGACCCGGTGCGGCCCATCGACCCTGCTGCCTGGCTGTCCCACACGGCGGCACTGACGGGAGCCCTGCCCCGCTACGGTACGAGCCCCTGCTCCAGCGCTGTCACGCGCACCAGCTCCTCCTCACTAACCAGCTCTGTGCCCGGCGCTCCAC AACTGGAGGAGGCGCCTCTGACGGTGAAGAGCGACATGGGTGCTGTAGTGCGCGTCATGCAACTGCCGGACTCGGGCCTGGAGATCCGTGATCGCATGTGGCTCAAGATCACCATTGCCAATGCCGTCATTG GGGCGGACGTGGTGGACTGGCTGTATACACATGTGGAAGGCTTCAAGGAAAGGCGTGAGGCCCGCAAGTATGCCAGCAGCATGCTGAAGCGCGGCTTCCTGCGGCACACAGTGAACAAGATCACCTTCTCGGAGCAGTGCTACTACGTCTTTGGGGACCTGTGCAGCA ATCTCGCAGCCCTGAACCTGAACAGCGGCTCCAGTGGGGCTTCGGATCAGGACACTCTGGCCCCACTGCCCCATCCGGCCGCTCCCTGGCCCCTGGGTCAGGGCTACCCCTACCAGTACCCGGGCCCCCCGCCCTGCTTCCCACCCGCCTACCAGGACCCTGGCTTCAGCTACGGCAGCGGCAGTGCTGGGAGTCAGCAGAGTGAAG CCTTAGACTGA
- the DVL1 gene encoding segment polarity protein dishevelled homolog DVL-1 isoform X1, with the protein MAETKIIYHMDEEETPYLVKLPVAPERVTLADFKNVLSNRPVHAYKFFFKSMDQDFGVVKEEISDDNAKLPCFNGRVVSWLVLAEGAHSDAGSQSTDGHTDLPPPLERTGGIGDSRPPSFHPNVASSRDGMDNETGTESMVSHRRERARRRNREEAARTNGHPRGDRRRDLGLPPDSASTVLSSELESSSFIDSDEDDNTSRLSSSTEQSTSSRLIRKHKRRRRKQRLRQADRASSFSSITDSTMSLNIITVTLNMERHHFLGISIVGQSNERGDGGIYIGSIMKGGAVAADGRIEPGDMLLQVNDINFENMSNDDAVRVLREIVSQTGPISLTVAKCWDPTPRSYFTIPRADPVRPIDPAAWLSHTAALTGALPRYGTSPCSSAVTRTSSSSLTSSVPGAPQLEEAPLTVKSDMGAVVRVMQLPDSGLEIRDRMWLKITIANAVIGADVVDWLYTHVEGFKERREARKYASSMLKRGFLRHTVNKITFSEQCYYVFGDLCSNLAALNLNSGSSGASDQDTLAPLPHPAAPWPLGQGYPYQYPGPPPCFPPAYQDPGFSYGSGSAGSQQSEGSKSSGSARSAGGSSRRALGREKERRAAGAGGSGSESDHTAPSGVGGSSWRERPASQLSRGSSPHSQASAAAPGLPPLYPLTKAYSVVGGPPGGPPVRELAAVPPELTGSRQSFQKAMGNPCEFFVDIM; encoded by the exons ATGGCGGAGACCAAGATCATCTATCACATGGATGAGGAGGAGACGCCGTACCTGGTCAAGCTGCCCGTGGCGCCGGAGCGCGTCACGCTGGCCGACTTCAAGAATGTGCTCAGCAACCGGCCGGTGCACGCTTACAAATTCTTCTTCAAGTCCATGGACCAGGACTTCGG GGTGGTGAAGGAGGAGATCTCTGATGACAATGCCAAGCTGCCCTGCTTCAATGGCCGTGTGGTCTCCTGG CTGGTTCTGGCCGAGGGCGCACACTCAGATGCAGGATCTCAGAGCACTGATGGTCACACAGATCTGCCCCCACCTCTTGAGAGAACGGGCGGCATCGGGGACTCCCGGCCCCCCTCTTTCCA CCCCAATGTTGCCAGCAGCCGTGATGGGATGGACAATGAGACCGGCACGGAGTCAATGGTCAGCCACCGGCGGGAGCGAGCCCGACGTCGGAACCGCGAAGAGG CTGCCCGGACCAACGGGCACCCAAGGGGGGACCGACGGCGAGACCTGGGGCTACCCCCTGACAGTGCGTCCACCGTGCTAAGCAGTGAACTTGAGTCCAGTAGCTTCATTGACTCAGACGAGGATGACAACACAAGccg ACTGAGCAGCTCCACGGAGCAGAGCACTTCCTCCCGGCTCATCCGGAAGCACAAACGCCGGCGGCGGAAGCAGCGCCTGCGGCAAGCGGACCGT GCCTCTTCCTTCAGCAGCATCACGGACTCCACCATGTCCCTGAACATAATCACCGTCACTCTTAACAtgg AGAGGCACCATTTCCTGGGCATCAGCATTGTGGGTCAGAGCAACGAGCGGGGTGATGGTGGCATCTACATCGGCTCCATCATGAAGGGCGGTGCTGTGGCAGCCGATGGGCGCATCGAGCCAGGCGACATGTTGCTGCAG GTGAATGACATCAACTTCGAGAACATGAGCAATGACGACGCGGTGCGGGTGCTGCGGGAGATTGTGTCACAGACGGG GCCCATCAGCCTCACAGTGGCCAAATGCTGGGACCCGACCCCCCGGAGCTACTTCACCATCCCGAGGG CTGACCCGGTGCGGCCCATCGACCCTGCTGCCTGGCTGTCCCACACGGCGGCACTGACGGGAGCCCTGCCCCGCTACGGTACGAGCCCCTGCTCCAGCGCTGTCACGCGCACCAGCTCCTCCTCACTAACCAGCTCTGTGCCCGGCGCTCCAC AACTGGAGGAGGCGCCTCTGACGGTGAAGAGCGACATGGGTGCTGTAGTGCGCGTCATGCAACTGCCGGACTCGGGCCTGGAGATCCGTGATCGCATGTGGCTCAAGATCACCATTGCCAATGCCGTCATTG GGGCGGACGTGGTGGACTGGCTGTATACACATGTGGAAGGCTTCAAGGAAAGGCGTGAGGCCCGCAAGTATGCCAGCAGCATGCTGAAGCGCGGCTTCCTGCGGCACACAGTGAACAAGATCACCTTCTCGGAGCAGTGCTACTACGTCTTTGGGGACCTGTGCAGCA ATCTCGCAGCCCTGAACCTGAACAGCGGCTCCAGTGGGGCTTCGGATCAGGACACTCTGGCCCCACTGCCCCATCCGGCCGCTCCCTGGCCCCTGGGTCAGGGCTACCCCTACCAGTACCCGGGCCCCCCGCCCTGCTTCCCACCCGCCTACCAGGACCCTGGCTTCAGCTACGGCAGCGGCAGTGCTGGGAGTCAGCAGAGTGAAG GAAGCAAAAGCAGCGGGTCTGCCCGGAGTGCTGGCGGGAGCAGCCGGCGGGCACTGGGCCGTGAGAAGGAGCGCCGGGCGGCTGGAGCCGGGGGCAGTGGCAGCGAGTCGGACCACACGGCACCAAGTGGGGTCGGTGGCAGCAGCTGGCGGGAGCGTCCGGCTAGTCAGCTCAGCCGGGGCAGCAGCCCTCACAGCCAGGCCTCGGCTGCTGCCCCGGGGCTCCCTCCACTGTATCCCTTAACAAAGGCATACTCGGTGGTGGGGGGGCCACCTGGGGGGCCACCTGTCCGGGAGCTGGCGGCTGTTCCCCCAGAGCTGACAGGCAGCCGCCAGTCCTTCCAGAAGGCTATGGGAAACCCCTGTGAATTCTTTGTTGACATCATGTGA
- the TAS1R3 gene encoding taste receptor type 1 member 3, with protein sequence MAGLMLLSLMALLGLGAGAPLCLSRQLRMQGDYVLGGLFPLGTAEDTGLSDRTQPNATVCTRFSSLGLLWALAMKMAVEEVNNRSTLLPGLRLGYDLFDTCSEPVVAMKPSLMFMAKAGSCDIAAYCNYTQYQPRVLAVIGPHSSELALITGKFFSFFLMPQVSYGASTDRLSNRETFPSFFRTVSSDRVQAVAMVELLQELGWNWVAAVGSDDEYGRQGLSLFSSLANARGICIAHEGLVPLPHTSSLRLGTVQGLLHQVNQSSVQVVVLFSSTRAARTLFSYSIHCRLSPKVWVASEAWLTSDLVMTLPGMAEVGTVLGFLQQGAPIPEFPSYVQTCLALAADPAFCASLDAEQPGLEEHVVGPRCPQCDHVTLEAMSAGLLHHQTFAAYAAVYGVAQALHNTLLCNASGCPPRDPVRPWQLLENMYNLTFRVRGLALQFDARGNVNMDYDLKLWVWRDLKPELRTVGAFNGRLKVWHSQMSWHTPGNQRPVSQCSRQCGEGQVRRVKGFHSCCYDCVDCKAGTYQRSPDDLLCTQCDQNQWSPDRSTRCFPRRLTFLAWGQPAVLVLLILLALALGLVLVALGLFIRHRDSPLVQASGGPRACFGLACLGLVCLSVLLFPGQPGPASCLAQQPLLHLPLTGCLSTLFLQAAQIFVGSELPSSWADQLRRCLQGPWAWLLVLLALLAEAALCAWYLVAFPPEVVTDWWVLPTQVLVHCRVRSWISFGLVHAINAMLAFLCFLGTFLVQSRPGRYNGARGLTFAMLAYFITWISFVPLFANVHVAYQPTVQMAAILLCALGILATFHLPKCYLLLQQLELNNPEFFLGDDARGQGSSGSGGKET encoded by the exons ATGGCAGGCCTGATGCTCCTGAGCCTCATGGCTCTCTTGGGCCTTGGAGCAGGCGCCCCATTGTGCTTATCCCGGCAGCTCAGGATGCAAGGGGACTATGTGCTGGGCGGGCTCTTCCCCCTGGGCACAGCTGAGGACACAGGTCTCAGTGACAGGACACAGCCCAATGCCACTGTGTGCACCAG GTTCTCGTCCCTCGGCCTGCTCTGGGCGCTGGCCATGAAGATGGCGGTGGAGGAGGTCAACAACAGGTCCACGCTGCTGCCAGGACTGCGCCTGGGCTACGACCTCTTTGACACATGTTCGGAGCCTGTGGTGGCCATGAAGCCCAGCCTCATGTTCATGGCCAAAGCGGGCAGCTGCGACATCGCCGCCTACTGCAACTACACGCAGTACCAGCCCCGTGTGCTGGCAGTCATTGGGCCACACTCATCTGAGCTCGCCCTCATCACCGGCAAGTTCTTCAGCTTCTTCCTCATGCCTCAG GTCAGCTACGGGGCCAGCACCGACCGGCTGAGCAACCGGGAGACGTTCCCATCCTTCTTCCGCACGGTGTCCAGCGACCGCGTACAGGCAGTGGCCATGGTGGAGCTGCTGCAGGAGCTTGGCTGGAACTGGGTGGCTGCAGTGGGCAGCGATGACGAGTATGGCCGGCAGGGCCTGAGCCTCTTCTCCAGCCTGGCCAATGCCAGGGGCATCTGCATTGCGCATGAGGGCCTGGTGCCATTGCCGCACACGAGTAGCCTGCGGCTGGGCACTGTCCAGGGCCTACTGCACCAGGTAAACCAGAGCAGCGTGCAGGTGGTGGTGCTTTTCTCTTCCACTCGTGCTGCCCGCACCCTCTTCAGCTACAGCATCCACTGCAGGCTCTCGCCCAAGGTTTGGGTGGCCAGTGAGGCCTGGCTGACCTCGGACCTGGTCATGACGCTGCCTGGCATGGCTGAGGTGGGCACCGTGCTTGGCTTTCTGCAGCAGGGCGCCCCAATACCCGAGTTCCCATCCTATGTGCAGACCTGCCTGGCCCTGGCTGCTGACCCTGCCTTTTGCGCCTCACTGGATGCAGAGCAGCCGGGCCTGGAAGAGCACGTGGTGGGGCCCCGCTGTCCCCAGTGTGACCACGTCACTCTGGAGGCTATGTCTGCAGGGCTGCTGCACCACCAGACCTTCGCGGCCTACGCAGCCGTGTATGGCGTGGCCCAGGCCCTCCACAACACACTGCTCTGCAATGCCTCAGGCTGCCCCCCACGGGACCCAGTGCGGCCCTGGCAG CTCCTAGAAAACATGTACAACTTGACCTTCCGTGTGCGCGGCTTAGCGCTGCAGTTCGATGCCAGGGGGAACGTGAATATGGATTATGACCTGAAACTGTGGGTGTGGCGGGACCTGAAGCCCGAGTTGCGCACCGTAGGTGCCTTCAACGGCCGCCTGAAGGTCTGGCACTCCCAGATGTCCTGGCACACACCTGGGAACCAG CGGCCCGTGTCCCAGTGCTCCCGGCAGTGCGGGGAGGGCCAGGTGCGCCGTGTGAAGGGCTTCCACTCCTGCTGCTATGACTGCGTGGACTGCAAGGCGGGCACCTATCAGCGCAGCCCAG ATGACCTCCTCTGCACCCAGTGTGACCAGAACCAGTGGTCCCCAGACCGGAGCACACGCTGCTTCCCCCGCAGGCTCACTTTCCTGGCATGGGGGCAGCCGGCTGTGCTGGTGCTGCTTATACTGCTGGCTCTGGCGCTGGGCCTGGTGCTGGTGGCCCTGGGGCTCTTTATTAGGCACCGGGACAGCCCACTGGTTCAGGCCTCAGGGGGGCCACGGGCCTGCTTTGGCTTGGCCTGCCTGGGCCTTGTCTGCCTCAGTGTCCTTCTGTTCCCTGGCCAGCCGGGCCCTGCCAGCTGCCTGGCCCAGCAGCCACTGCTTCACCTTCCACTCACTGGCTGTCTGAGCACACTTTTCCTGCAAGCGGCCCAGATATTTGTGGGTTCAGAGCTGCCATCAAGCTGGGCAGATCAGCTGCGTAGGTGCCTGCAGGGGCCCTGGGCCTGGTTGCTGGTGCTGCTTGCTTTGCTGGCGGAAGCGGCATTATGTGCCTGGTACCTGGTGGCCTTTCCACCAGAGGTGGTGACAGACTGGTGGGTGCTACCCACGCAGGTGCTGGTGCACTGCCGAGTGCGCTCCTGGATCAGCTTTGGCCTAGTGCATGCCATCAATGCCATGCTGGCCTTCCTCTGCTTCCTGGGCACGTTCTTGGTGCAGAGCCGGCCAGGCCGCTACAATGGTGCCCGGGGTCTCACTTTTGCCATGCTGGCCTACTTCATCACCTGGATCTCCTTTGTCCCTCTCTTTGCCAATGTGCATGTGGCCTACCAGCCCACTGTGCAGATGGCCGCCATCCTCCTCTGTGCCCTGGGCATCCTGGCCACCTTCCACCTGCCCAAGTGCTACCTGCTGCTGCAGCAGCTGGAGCTCAACAACCCGGAGTTCTTCCTAGGAGATGATGCCAGAGGACAGGGCAGCAGTGGTAGTGGGGGGAAGGAGACTTAG
- the CPTP gene encoding ceramide-1-phosphate transfer protein encodes MDDLESNFNLKIVLVSFKQCLNEKQEVLLDHYLAGWRGLVRFLNSLGAIFSFISKDVTTKLQIMECLRGGPQREHYSSLQSMVAYEVSHKLVDLERRSRHPDSGCRTVLRLHRALRWLQLFLEGLRTSPEDARTAVLCTESYNASLAAYHPWIIRRAVTVAFCTLPTRKVFLEAMNVGSTEQAVEMLGEALPFIEHVYNISQKLYAEHSLLDLP; translated from the exons ATGGATGACTTGGAGTCGAACTTCAACCTGAAGATCGTCTTAGTCAGTTTCAAGCAGTGTCTCAATGAGAAGCAGGAGGTGCTGCTGGATCACTACCTCGCCGGCTGGAGGGGGCTAGTCAG GTTCCTGAACAGCCTGGGTGCCATCTTCTCATTCATCTCTAAGGATGTCACAACAAAGTTGCAGATCATGGAGTGTCTGCGCGGTGGCCCACAGCGGGAGCACTATAGCAGCCTGCAGTCCATGGTGGCCTACGAGGTGAGCCACAAGCTGGTGGACCTGGAGCGGCGCTCCCGCCACCCTGACTCAGGCTGCCGGACCGTGCTTCGGCTGCATCGTGCCCTGCGCTGGCTGCAGCTCTTCCTGGAAGGCCTGCGCACCAGCCCCGAGGATGCACGCACGGCTGTGCTCTGCACCGAGTCCTACAATGCCTCTCTGGCCGCATACCACCCCTGGATCATCCGCCGGGCTGTCACTGTGGCCTTCTGTACGTTGCCCACACGGAAGGTCTTCCTGGAGGCCATGAACGTAGGGTCCACGGAGCAGGCTGTGGAGATGCTGGGTGAGGCCCTGCCCTTCATCGAGCATGTCTACAACATCTCTCAGAAACTCTATGCTGAGCATTCTCTACTGGACCTGCCCTAA